From Aspergillus fumigatus Af293 chromosome 3, whole genome shotgun sequence, a single genomic window includes:
- a CDS encoding putative methyltransferase, which translates to MSGEDWKLKDDTYKGDTGRTLLESSWMITNGQDDTAVCTVYKGRKDVCAEQRHHLAPELMSTTTTAGVNTVPRGPVDVELTFYEPPADGSTPYNYVETPPAGVPPRNYGEKVHKVSLIDIRGHEADYTLDTHAFQVLQHIPTATTYSTFDSDAEVQRLYYPEVEQLLKQHIPGAQRIIIFDHTIRKQDPAAPRQPVNRAHVDQTRKAAQDRVRLHVSDPAEAERIISQGVRYRIVNVWRPLNGRVESSPLAFAAAPSVDNENDLVAVEHRYPHRTGETMAVKYNPNQRWMYLSGMENEERLLLKCSDSLAAAAAEAGQGGAIAERVPHSAFSDPRTREGAKPRESIEVRALVIG; encoded by the exons ATGTCTGGGGAGGATTGGAAATTGAAGGACGACACTTACAAAGGCGACACAGGACGGACACTTTTGGAATCATCCTGGATGATTACAAATGGGCAGGATGATACAGCAGTCTGCACGGTATATAAGGGTAGGAAGGATGTGTGTGCTGAACAACGACATCATCTCGCTCCAGAGCT AATGTCGACCACTACCACCGCCGGCGTCAACACCGTCCCCAGAGGCCCCGTCGACGTAGAACTAACCTTCTACGAGCCCCCAGCCGACGGATCTACGCCTTACAACTACGTGGAAACTCCACCTGCTGGGGTCCCACCCCGCAACTACGGCGAGAAAGTACACAAAGTATCGCTAATCGACATCCGCGGCCACGAAGCAGACTACACCCTCGACACACACGccttccaagtcctccaacACATCCCCACAGCAACAACTTACTCCACCTTCGACTCCGACGCCGAAGTCCAACGCCTCTACTACCCCGAAGTggagcagctgctgaagCAGCACATCCCCGGCGCCCAgcgcatcatcatcttcgaccACACCATCCGTAAACAAGATCCCGCCGCCCCGCGCCAACCCGTTAACAGAGCACACGTCGACCAAACCCGCAAAGCGGCGCAGGACCGCGTCCGGCTGCACGTCAGTGATCCAGCCGAGGCAGAGCGCATCATCAGCCAGGGTGTGCGTTACCGCATCGTCAATGTCTGGCGGCCGTTGAACGGCCGCGTGGAGTCTTCGCCGCTGGCGTTTGCGGCGGCCCCGTCCGTCGACAATGAAAACGATCTGGTGGCTGTGGAGCACCGATACCCGCATCGGACGGGTGAGACCATGGCCGTCAAGTATAATCCGAACCAGCGGTGGATGTATCTCTCAGGGAtggagaatgaggagaggTTGTTGTTGAAGTGCTCGGATAGTCTTGCGGCTGCAGCAGCGGAGGCGGGGCAAGGGGGAGCCATTGCGGAGCGGGTGCCGCATTCTGCATTTTCGGATCCGAGGACGAGGGAGGGTGCGAAGCCGAGAGAGAGTATTGAGGTGAGGGCTTTGGTGATTGGTTGA
- a CDS encoding extracellular serine-threonine rich protein has product MKAVSVTLVSLFAVAQATGSWWVTDKCYSNPENTDNECTDHQKGGWDWSDLSSGSFSSYGGFDFSGFKCSDSTGWGKRTFGKTIEGKLSSVPKFSCGQDKKGFSISKLHLSTSKETEVHIVYGMPDGSTCRNIASCSPDGTQVTNDQCGGATSVSFEPPEGSEDDDCDIGVHSIDFDCSPGKTTSTPTAGVPTETGASPESSSTPVGSGSSTPVSPTPVPSSSDVVPTSSSAAITTPVPVTTPVQWTTSTVYTTSEITITSCAPTVTDCPANSISVITSTIAVSTTVCPVTATETASVSLPSSVDAGSSSGSPTPDVTPSETATETAPSETDSETPSETAPSETSGESTPTGSSPVESGSSTPAITSPATPAPSSTAPGITGDVTTTVVTYETVTTCPVTETISTSGTVTTSTYSTVSTVTLTSTSTICTACEASATPAPSSAAPVTTAPAPEDMTTTVVTYETVTTCPVTETISTSGTVTTSTYSTVSTVTLTSTATVCTRCTAGSTTLPTGQSPVTASETSDVPSVTTTPSSVPSAPCPNVVPKCINTWLSLLPKCDSNSDASCFCPSSEFTDKVIACVQSWGASQAEVQAALSYFTGICAAYVPQNPGIVTGIPTTITLVPTVTPTGVDAVTAPTGAATATATLTGGAAVTPAPSAPSAPCTTITYSSYTVTVPQVAFSTATAGSTTTVGLIPGPAPTSAGPTSRIPNPWLSSSTLVTQPGTASATASPTAGPILSNDASSGSVSSMIWAVAVAALFGALY; this is encoded by the exons ACAAGTGCTACTCCAACCCTGAGAACACAGACAACGAGTGCACTGATCATCAGAAAGGTGGTTGGGACTGGTCTGATCTTTCTTCCGGATCTTTCTCCTCGTATGGAGGCTTCGATTTCTCGGGTTTCAAGTGCAGTGACAGCACCGGTTGGGGGAAACGTACCTTC GGCAAAACCATTGAGGGGAAGCTCTCATCTGTCCCCAAGTTCTCCTGCGGCCAAGACAAAAAGGGGTTCTCCATTAGCAAGCTGCACCTCTCCACCTCCAAGGAGACCGAGGTGCACATCGTCTATGGCATGCCCGATGGTTCCACCTGCCGTAACATTGCTTCTTGCTCGCCCGACGGTACCCAGGTCACCAATGACCAGTGTGGTGGTGCCACCTCCGTGAGCTTCGAGCCCCCCGAGGGATCGGAGGATGATGACTGTGACATTGGTGTCCACAGCATTGACTTTGACTGCTCTCCTGGCAAGACCACCTCGACTCCCACCGCTGGTGTGCCAACCGAGACTGGTGCCAGCCCCGAATCGTCCTCCACTCCCGTTGGCTCCGGATCGTCCACTCCTGTCAGTCCCACTCCTGTTCCTTCCTCGTCTGATGTTGTCCCCACGTCGTCTTCTGCAGCCATCACGACGCCTGTCCCGGTTACCACTCCTGTCCAGTGGACCACCTCGACCGTGTACACTACGAGTGAGatcaccatcaccagctGCGCTCCTACGGTGACCGACTGCCCTGCCAACTCAATCAGTGTCATCACCTCGACCATTGCCGTTTCGACCACTGTGTGCCCCGTTACTGCCACCGAGACTGCCTCCGTCTCTCTGCCTTCTTCTGTTGATGCGGGTTCGAGCTCTGGAAGCCCCACCCCCGACGTCACTCCTTCTGAGACTGCCACTGAGACTGCTCCATCCGAGACCGACTCCGAGACTCCTTCCGAGACGGCTCCCTCTGAGACCTCCGGTGAAAGCACCCCTACTGGCAGTTCGCCTGTCGAGTCCGGCTCCTCGACCCCGGCCATCACTTCACCTGCGACCCCTGCTCCTTCCAGCACTGCCCCTGGCATCACTGGGGACGTCACCACGACTGTTGTAACCTACGAGACCGTGACCACCTGCCCCGTGACGGAGACCATCTCGACCAGCGGCACCGTCACGACCTCTACCTACAGCACTGTCTCGACCGTCACTCTGACTTCAACTTCGACCATCTGCACGGCTTGCGAGGCCAGCGCCACTCCTGCCCCTTCGTCTGCCGCCCCTGTGACCACGGCCCCTGCCCCTGAGGATATGACCACTACCGTGGTGACATACGAGACCGTGACCACCTGCCCTGTGACGGAAACCATCTCGACCAGCGGCACCGTCACGACCTCCACCTACAGCACTGTCTCGACCGTCACTCTGACCTCAACCGCCACCGTCTGCACTCGCTGCACTGCGGGAAGCACTACCCTTCCCACAGGCCAGTCCCCTGTCACCGCCAGCGAGACCAGCGACGTGCCCTCCGTGACCACCACTCCCTCGTCTGTCCCCTCGGCCCCGTGCCCCAACGTTGTGCCCAAGTGTATCAACACCTGGCTCAGCCTGCTCCCCAAGTGCGACTCCAACAGTGACGCCAGCTGCTTCTGCCCATCCTCCGAGTTCactgacaaggtcatcgctTGTGTGCAGTCCTGGGGAGCCTCGCAGGCGGAGGTCCAGGCCGCTCTGTCCTACTTCACTGGTATCTGCGCTGCCTACGTACCCCAGAACCCCGGCATCGTGACCGGCATCCCGACCACCATCACCCTGGTCCCCACCGTCACCCCCACCGGCGTCGATGCAGTCACCGCTCCTACCGgtgctgccactgccactgccacgCTGACCGGTGGTGCGGCCGTCACTCCCGCTCCCTCCGCCCCCTCCGCCCCCTGCACCACCATCACCTACTCGTCTTACACCGTGACGGTGCCCCAGGTTGCTTTCTCAACTGCCACCGCGGGTTCGACCACTACCGTCGGTCTGATCCCCGGCCCGGCCCCGACCTCCGCAGGGCCCACAAGCCGGATCCCCAACCCCTGGCTGTCCTCCTCGACACTGGTGACCCAGCCAGGCACCGCGTCGGCGACTGCCTCTCCAACCGCCGGTCCCATCCTGTCCAACGATGCCTCCTCGGGCTCTGTCTCGAGCATGATTTGGGCAGTCGCTGTCGCCGCGCTCTTCGGTGCTCTTTACTAA
- a CDS encoding porphobilinogen deaminase: protein MSLDDKYIPIFYGLCRNPSPLNFQPPSSSDNMVETSPTPQLPLRIGTRRSNLAMVQTEGIRDRLQKIGPDRTYEIEALRTAGDRDQLTALYDFGAKSLWTTELEEKLTSGELDVIVHCLKDMPTTLPDTCELAAIPPRDDPRDALIIKAGLPYTSLKSLPEGAVVGTSSVRRSAQLRRLYPHLRFANLRGNVETRLAKVDDPHSEYMCMVMSAAGLERVGLKHRISQYLGSRDGGILYAVGQGALGLEIRKGDRKMQELLGQLADRKSTLACLAERSLMRTLEGGCSVPIGVETEWMSSGDLRMDAIVVSLDGTRSVEDRITARVEAIDEADALGEELAGRLLEAGAGEILKDINANRPSKD, encoded by the exons ATGTCGTTGGATGATAAATACATCCCCATTTTCTATGGTCTCTGTAGGAATCCCTCCCCTCTCAACTTTCAGCCCCCCTCATCATCCGATAATATGGTGGAAACATCTCCAACGCCCCAGCTGCCGCTACGGATCGGTACCCGACGGTCCAACCTGGCCATGGTCCAGACGGAAGGCATCCGGGACCGCCTACAGAAGATTGGCCCGGATCGAACCTACGAGATCGAAGCCCTCCGCACAGCGGGCGATCGAGACCAACTAACAGCGCTGTACGACTTCGGCGCCAAGAGTCTCTGGACGAccgagctggaagaaaagcTCACCTCCGGTGAACTGGATGTCATTGTGCATTGTCTGAAAG ATATGCCGACCACGCTCCCCGACACTTGCGAGTTGGCAGCTATCCCGCCCCGCGATGATCCGCGGGACGCACTGATCATCAAGGCCGGGCTGCCCTACACAAGCTTGAAGAGCCTCCCTGAGGGCGCCGTCGTCGGGACATCATCTGTGCGGCGCTCAGCCCAGCTCCGCCGTCTGTACCCGCATCTCCGCTTCGCTAACCTCCGCGGCAATGTCGAGACGCGTCTCGCGAAGGTAGACGACCCGCACAGCGAGTACATGTGCATGGTCATGTCTGCCGCGGGCCTTGAGCGGGTCGGCCTCAAGCATCGCATCAGCCAGTACCTGGGCTCGAGGGACGGGGGCATCCTGTATGCCGTTGGGCAGGGCGCTCTGGGCTTGGAGATCCGCAAGGGAGACCGGAAAATGCAGGAATTGCTGGGCCAACTGGCGGATCGGAAATCCACACTGGCTTGCCTTGCTGAGAGGTCTCTGATGAGGACCCTTGAGGGTGGGTGCAGTGTTCCTATTGGGGTTGAGACGGAGTGGATGTCGTCGGGGGACTTGAGGATGGATGCGATCGTTGTGAGTCTGGATGGCACCCGAAGCGTCGAGGATCGCATTACTGCGAGAGTCGAGGCGATCGACGAAGCAGACGCGCTCGGAGAGGAACTTGCGGGAAGACTGCTCGAGGCTGGTGCAGGGGAGATTCTGAAGGATATCAATGCGAACCGGCCTTCCAAGGACTGA
- a CDS encoding HHE domain protein has product MAATHGRKSTADSNVSEPHVLRGNVSHQVQAFTDWSQARRFRILDTIKHDHSEIKSFYELIVSSPGPEEQTKYQNQFTWELARHTVGEELVIYPALEKYLDDGKELARKDRAEHQTVKEKLKAFQDMKSTDPRFIPTLQSLWDDLQEHIRHEETEDIQLLEDVLSEQESLGLSQSLNRTKLFVPSHAHPGAPSTPPFETAIGLLTAPIDRLSDLFRKWPAT; this is encoded by the exons ATGGCCGCAACACACGGACGAAAATCCACCGCGGACAGCAACGTCTCCGAGCCTCACGTCCTCCGCGGCAATGTAAGCCACCAAGTCCAAGCCTTCACCGACTGGTCGCAGGCCCGCCGATTCCGCATCCTCGACACAATCAAGCACGACCACAGCGAGATCAAGTCCTTTTACGAGCTGATCGTCAGCTCCCCCGGCCCCGAGGAACAGACCAAATACCAGAACCAGTTCACCTGGGAACTGGCGCGGCATACCGTCGGCGAGGAGCTCGTCATTTATCCCGCGCTGGAGAAATACCTCGACGACGGGAAGGAGTTGGCGAGGAAGGATAGAGCCGAGCATCAGACT GTAAAAGAAAAGCTCAAGGCCTTCCAGGACATGAAATCCACGGACCCGCGCTTCATCCCCACGCTGCAATCCCTCTGGGATGATCTCCAGGAGCATATACGTCACGAAGAGACGGAGGATATCCAACTGCTAGAGGACGTGCTCTCCGAGCAGGAAAGCCTCGGGCTGTCGCAGTCGCTGAATAGGACAAAGTTGTTTGTGCCTTCGCATGCGCATCCGGGGGCGCCGTCGACGCCGCCGTTTGAGACTGCTATCGGGCTGCTTACGGCGCCGATCGATCGGTTGTCGGATCTGTTTCGGAAGTGGCCTGCTACGTAG
- a CDS encoding Sds3 domain-containing protein: protein MAYSPAPASPATGTAGQTLSSSLHPRGRSPSPATNAPLSKRDKRRGALQERLHDLTATFSHNRDAQFRQQLHTLQCDMTLINNADPYSPGPLPDSAEEIAALVEKTIGGGAFAKEMANLSGMWYSRFVQEVNQAKEERDAELAALVHRHNNNLERFQREYAFRVHFAGEEYNNLSSTLRERLVQTISGKKARLMREKEQLDIADTNALLLHPNQFSITNPASPGGVHGNRKTRHTRHRVDLDELGNGIVSEFNKRKRKAPEEDTGSPVRDPNPAERAKSQLAEKQHAPTYSIHTLFTEKELSAHANQAHVATVHFFSTSKRADQPSGTTTNGNNTDVEESGTGDGTGQEDNGTPAADMVRTASQNYHATRSTRTHGNHALNALAELSDKPAVRPNLPYNVLANYHARPNSNAPPLPSLMNEEVEDDCARLDRLHNKSAGWVDRNLIELLVERVPAEVDGTPQNPHRFSLLHPDFPTDMGVHLYPLKTNGRDVELQSYERTKKARAS, encoded by the exons ATGGCTTACTCTCCGGCACCGGCATCGCCAGCTACTGGCACAGCTGGACAAACCCTGAGCAGCAGCCTTCACCCTAGAGGCCGATCTCCAAGCCCCGCGACGAACGCGCCCCTCTCGAAACGGGACAAGCGCCGCGGAGCACTACAAGAACGGCTGCACGATCTCACGGCGACCTTCAGCCATAACCGAGACGCGCAATTTCGCCAGCAGCTGCATACATTGCAGTGCGATATGACATTGATCAACAATGCGGATCCGTACTCCCCGGGTCCGCTGCCCGACTCGGCGGAGGAAATCGCGGCTTTGGTTGAGAAGACGATCGGTGGGGGAGCTTTTGCGAAGGAGATGGCTAATTTGTCTGGCATGTGGTATTCAAGGTTTGTGCAGGAGGTGAATCAGGCTAAGGAGGAGAGGGATGCCGAGTTGGCGGCACTTGTG CACCGTCATAACAACAATCTAGAAAGGTTCCAACGGGAATACGCCTTCCGGGTGCACTTCGCCGGTGAAGAATACAACAACCTCTCCTCGACCCTGCGCGAACGGCTGGTACAGACAATCTCAGGGAAGAAGGCCCGGTTGATGCGGGAAAAGGAGCAGCTCGATATTGCTGATACCAATGctctcctccttcatcccaATCAATTCAGCATTACCAACCCTGCCAGTCCTGGTGGTGTTCACGGCAATCGTAAAACCCGGCATACCCGCCACCGAGTCGACCTAGACGAATTGGGCAACGGGATTGTGTCAGAGTTCAAtaaaaggaagaggaaagcgCCTGAGGAGGATACTGGCTCTCCGGTGCGGGATCCGAACCCGGCCGAGCGGGCCAAGTCCCAGTTGGCCGAGAAACAGCACGCGCCGACATATTCTATCCATACTCTGTTCACGGAAAAGGAACTCAGCGCACATGCCAATCAAGCCCACGTCGCCACGGTGCATTTCTTCTCGACATCCAAACGGGCTGATCAGCCTTCAGGCACTACGACGAACGGGAATAACACTGATGTCGAAGAGTCAGGCACGGGTGACGGTACCGGgcaggaagataatggcaCACCAGCCGCCGACATGGTGCGCACCGCCAGCCAGAATTACCATGCGACACGCTCCACACGGACGCACGGCAATCATGCGCTCAATGCGCTGGCCGAGCTGTCAGACAAGCCCGCGGTCCGCCCGAACCTGCCATATAATGTTCTCGCCAATTACCACGCGAGACCGAACAGTAATGCGCCACCGCTGCCGTCTCTGATGAACGAAGAGGTAGAAGACGATTGTGCTCGGTTAGACCGCTTGCACAACAAGTCTGCGGGTTGGGTTGACCGTAACCTGATCGAACTGCTTGTGGAGCGGGTCCCGGCCGAGGTGGATGGGACCCCGCAGAATCCGCACCGGTTTAGTCTGTTGCACCCCGACTTTCCTACCGATATGGGGGTGCATCTCTACCCGCTCAAGACTAATGGCAGAGATGTGGAGCTCCAGAGCTACGAGCGCACCAAGAAGGCCAGAGCGAGCTAG